Genomic DNA from Candidatus Kaiserbacteria bacterium:
AGAAAAGAGGTGTACTTTGGTGGGTTGATATTGTAGGAGGGCAGGTACACAAATTCAACCCGGGAACGAAACAAGATGAGATATTTTCTATAGGTACTCCTGTCGGAGCAGTAGTCCTCGACAAAGAGGGGCACCTCATACTTGCAGTGAAAAACGGCTTTGCTCGGTACGATACAGAAACAAATACCCTTGAAATGCTTGCGACCGTTGAGCATACAAATAAAAGTATACGGTTTAATGATGGAAAGTGTGATCCGTATGGTCGTCTTTGGGCGGGGACTTTAGCTGAAGATGGTACTCCTGATGCGGGGAGATTATTTTGCCTTGAGCATGATTTTTCAGTTACAGAAAAACAGAGTGGTGTAGGAATATCAAACGGTATTGGATGGAATGCGAATGAGGATACTATGTATTATATTGATTCGCAGAGTCAACAGGTTGTCGCATATGAGTACGATAAAGATAGTGGTGCCATCACGCACCCGCGCACCATAGTGACGATTGATGAAGCCGAAGGTACCCCAGACGGTATGTGTGTCGATTCTGAAGGAATGGTATGGGTTGCACTTTGGGGTGGGGGAAAGGTGGTTCGCATTAATCCAGACAACGGAGAAAGACTTGCTGAAGTACAAGTTCCAGATGTTACACATGTTACTTCGTGTACATT
This window encodes:
- a CDS encoding SMP-30/gluconolactonase/LRE family protein, producing the protein MKTYIAELVYMSSAVLGEGPLWDEKRGVLWWVDIVGGQVHKFNPGTKQDEIFSIGTPVGAVVLDKEGHLILAVKNGFARYDTETNTLEMLATVEHTNKSIRFNDGKCDPYGRLWAGTLAEDGTPDAGRLFCLEHDFSVTEKQSGVGISNGIGWNANEDTMYYIDSQSQQVVAYEYDKDSGAITHPRTIVTIDEAEGTPDGMCVDSEGMVWVALWGGGKVVRINPDNGERLAEVQVPDVTHVTSCTFGGKDMNILFITTARQGLTPEEEKNEPYAGSIFAVETDTTGRFAHTYKGGK